Proteins from a single region of Lujinxingia litoralis:
- a CDS encoding 4a-hydroxytetrahydrobiopterin dehydratase, protein MAPTLLAEATISEGLEALDGWEREGDRIKRELIFDDFLSAIAFINRVAPLAEAADHHPELFNVYNRVELVLTTHDAGGLTAKDFDLAAAIDRVVQPS, encoded by the coding sequence ATGGCCCCGACGCTACTCGCTGAAGCAACGATTTCGGAAGGTCTTGAAGCCCTGGATGGCTGGGAACGCGAAGGCGACAGGATCAAGCGCGAGCTAATTTTCGATGATTTTTTATCGGCCATCGCGTTTATCAATCGAGTGGCCCCGCTGGCCGAAGCCGCGGACCATCACCCGGAGCTCTTTAACGTGTATAACCGGGTGGAGTTGGTGCTGACGACGCACGACGCCGGGGGCCTGACCGCGAAGGATTTTGATCTGGCAGCCGCGATTGACCGGGTTGTCCAGCCGAGTTGA
- a CDS encoding ABC transporter ATP-binding protein, which yields MTADDTPSTSSPSSHPAPPPHARVDWRRLVALASPHWRPLALATLSLVIGSGITLAYPQVGRVVVDEVLSEGARYELSTVGLALLGLFLLQAVFVSLRYYLFTVVGDRVVADLRKDLYSAIIGREMAFFDATRTGELTSRLASDTQLLQSVVTTNLSMALRYGVQAIGGLIFLFVTNVKLSLVMVVVLPVVAGVAMAYGRRVRKLSRHVQDAIADSTSLAEESIAGVRTVRSFGREAREQERYSEAIERSFTLARTRAVLGAFFGGGVTFLAYATIAVIIWVGGQLVLSEAMSPGELTAYILYVLFVAVSLGVMSGLWTDFARALGAGERVFGLLDAAAEARVATHDETTTEAQITRGHVRFDHVSFTYPTRPTAPVLHDVSFDMQPGQKLAVVGASGAGKSTIANLLSGFYEVDQGSVSLDQRAIADWSEEALREGLGMVAQEPVLFSGTVAENVRYGRPEASDQEVREAMAAANALSFVEAFPEGLDTVVGERGVRLSGGQKQRVAIARALLKDPRVLILDEATSALDVESEKLVQEALDRLMEGRTTLIIAHRLSTVARADQIVVLERGELKEQGSPAELLQAGGLYARMVQLQAIDELS from the coding sequence ATGACCGCCGACGACACCCCCTCCACGAGTTCTCCCTCCTCCCATCCCGCCCCCCCTCCACACGCCCGAGTCGACTGGCGGCGCCTTGTGGCGCTGGCCTCGCCACACTGGCGCCCGCTCGCGCTGGCAACGCTCTCGTTGGTGATCGGTTCGGGGATTACCCTGGCCTACCCCCAGGTGGGACGCGTGGTCGTCGACGAGGTGCTCTCCGAGGGAGCCCGCTACGAACTGAGCACGGTCGGGCTGGCGCTGCTGGGGCTCTTTTTGCTCCAGGCCGTGTTTGTCAGCCTGCGCTACTACCTCTTCACCGTGGTCGGTGACCGCGTGGTCGCCGACCTGCGCAAAGACCTCTACAGCGCCATCATCGGTCGGGAGATGGCCTTCTTTGATGCGACCCGAACCGGGGAGCTGACGAGCCGCCTGGCCAGCGACACCCAGCTCTTGCAGAGTGTGGTGACGACAAACCTGTCCATGGCACTACGCTACGGGGTCCAGGCCATCGGTGGGCTGATCTTTCTCTTCGTCACCAACGTGAAGCTCTCCCTGGTGATGGTGGTCGTCTTACCGGTCGTGGCAGGCGTGGCCATGGCCTATGGCCGCCGCGTCCGTAAGCTCTCCCGCCACGTCCAAGACGCAATCGCCGACTCCACCTCGCTGGCCGAAGAGAGCATCGCGGGCGTTCGCACCGTGCGCAGCTTCGGTCGCGAGGCACGCGAGCAAGAGCGCTACTCCGAGGCAATCGAACGCAGCTTTACGCTGGCGCGCACCCGGGCGGTCCTGGGAGCGTTCTTTGGTGGGGGCGTCACCTTTTTAGCCTACGCCACCATCGCCGTGATCATCTGGGTCGGCGGCCAGCTGGTGCTCTCGGAGGCCATGAGCCCCGGAGAGCTCACCGCCTACATTCTCTACGTCCTCTTTGTCGCCGTCTCACTGGGCGTGATGAGCGGCCTGTGGACCGACTTTGCCCGGGCCCTCGGCGCCGGAGAACGGGTCTTTGGTCTGCTGGACGCCGCGGCCGAAGCACGCGTCGCGACACACGATGAGACCACCACCGAGGCACAGATCACCCGGGGCCATGTGCGTTTTGATCACGTCTCCTTCACCTACCCAACTCGCCCCACAGCCCCCGTGCTTCACGACGTGTCTTTTGACATGCAGCCCGGGCAGAAACTCGCCGTGGTCGGTGCCTCCGGAGCAGGAAAGAGCACGATCGCCAACCTGCTTTCCGGCTTCTATGAGGTGGATCAGGGGAGCGTAAGCCTGGACCAGCGAGCCATTGCCGACTGGAGCGAGGAAGCCCTCCGCGAAGGACTGGGGATGGTCGCCCAGGAACCGGTGCTCTTCTCGGGCACCGTGGCCGAGAACGTGCGCTATGGCAGACCGGAGGCCAGCGACCAGGAGGTGCGTGAGGCAATGGCGGCGGCCAATGCGTTGAGCTTTGTCGAAGCCTTCCCCGAGGGGCTCGATACGGTGGTCGGTGAGCGAGGCGTCCGCTTGAGTGGTGGCCAGAAGCAGCGGGTGGCAATCGCGCGGGCTCTGCTCAAGGATCCGCGGGTGCTGATTCTCGACGAAGCCACCAGCGCGCTGGATGTCGAGAGCGAAAAGCTGGTGCAGGAGGCGCTCGACCGCTTGATGGAGGGACGCACCACACTGATCATCGCCCACCGCCTCTCCACCGTGGCCCGTGCCGATCAGATTGTGGTGTTAGAGCGCGGTGAGCTCAAAGAGCAAGGCAGCCCCGCTGAGTTGCTACAGGCCGGTGGACTCTACGCACGCATGGTGCAGCTGCAGGCCATCGATGAGCTCAGCTGA
- a CDS encoding serine/threonine-protein kinase produces the protein MNSIDATLPEAGDLIGGRFRILEVLGTGGFGTVYRAVQENIGRDVALKFLTPVVAKDPINVERFRREAFHVSQLRHPNTITLYDYGQTEDGLAYMVMEFLEGDALGDVIQTQGALGWPRAAHVYIQVLKSLSEAHRRGLVHRDLKPENIFLCEMFGERDYVKVLDFGVAKMTLADSDDDPDGEEALTRAGRIFGTPLYMAPEQACAEPITPATDVYALGLLLYEMVSGQPPVTGRNRMDVIHKQIRDQVPELPPELEQTPVGRLIRRACEKDPLARYQDAAALLDGFLDAIQAMQIRPTPQGGGSRPEISASHIVPMEVQRAFGHTSTTEETSQASDAVVQTTPDAVAATESAELDATHLIEPPKPRAEPPPLPRGAPRVEIKRISRKVPAPAEAARPSFPFQTRAHSRPRFDLPLIGRDREFDTLVGLVKSAGQLGSGQVVLLEGEGGVGKTHLVHAVMSALSETPVSYSTAAFRRRSLPLEALREAIGGLWGVSHSERMQVDSTVRQDLRSLGGFSDGEIGAIVDFLRPRVMEPSELAASESGVLFARLERLLLRMAERRPLVLALEDIQYADSASLGFLEYFAVTMRTQACPVVLMLTMRPEERGLNPDLEDHLRTIGANVGVSFSRQRLRRLRGKALSVFLDSILPLERRLKERVGWLSQGVPLHAIQIIRYLQNENNLQKAGERWRLKSGNPRKIELPPDLMELMALRVEQAIHKHRDRPQLRRVLEWLSVLGMRVPVDLLKAALTRLEGHDVSQLELDLGALSEEAIARQGVHQNLICVEFENSLLREAMLKELREQWSTRGMHQGAAELKQAFYGERQLEVPLVEIADHWRQAGDSDRYRDSLSGAAKRSMARFDLRGARDRYRELLGLLERRGDHGELWTESNLAMAELARRFGEFGLSEEHYRRVVEGGHARGPERSRALRGFGHLLTIQSRSDEATHYYSQALDHSQQIGDVAGVAKALIGLSRVHLIRGDALAGQQVREQLETMTGTLGDAEVTGQVLLHLAEASQRRGDHDERYAYLKRARRAFESSRNRQGLSDALIALGGALMAPSLNAPDRFAQAEQTLRDALELKRAIGDRHGLAEAFRQLGQLKLEIEDYDQAEGLLRQGLNIHQALGTPFNIGAAQNGMGILMVMTRRYAQAEQHFDAAIEVFERIGDQVMISQPLLNKGIVLINQRRFNEAQTVLREARRLKENLGTNWGLFDLRNNLALVDMWHGELESAEHNLSETLKHVDAQGTAEDRAKARSLMGLLQCFLSRLQLAALELGRARADAEDLGMPRVTVFCQANAAFYALLTESTSAYETLIVEAEKQPLLAELDREVWLDLLGQLARHSAEQTPSRQAARQLRAVATVWKRFGRVEQISALLKQADLLDVEFAPRG, from the coding sequence ATGAATTCAATCGACGCCACGCTCCCCGAGGCGGGGGATTTAATCGGTGGGCGCTTTCGTATCCTGGAAGTTCTGGGGACCGGCGGGTTTGGCACGGTGTACCGGGCGGTTCAGGAGAATATCGGGCGAGATGTCGCGCTGAAGTTTCTGACGCCCGTGGTCGCCAAGGATCCGATCAACGTGGAGCGCTTTCGTCGGGAGGCCTTTCACGTCAGTCAGCTGCGCCACCCCAACACCATCACCCTCTATGACTACGGCCAGACCGAAGATGGGCTGGCGTACATGGTGATGGAGTTTCTGGAGGGCGATGCGCTGGGGGATGTGATCCAGACGCAGGGAGCGCTGGGGTGGCCGCGAGCGGCCCACGTCTACATCCAGGTTTTGAAGAGTCTCTCGGAGGCCCATCGCCGAGGGCTGGTCCACCGCGATCTCAAACCGGAGAACATCTTTCTGTGTGAGATGTTCGGGGAGCGGGACTACGTCAAGGTGCTGGACTTTGGCGTTGCGAAGATGACGCTGGCGGACTCCGACGACGACCCCGACGGGGAGGAGGCCTTAACGCGTGCCGGGCGTATTTTCGGGACGCCCTTGTATATGGCACCGGAGCAGGCCTGCGCGGAACCGATCACGCCAGCAACCGACGTCTACGCGCTGGGGCTCTTGCTCTATGAGATGGTGAGCGGGCAGCCCCCGGTGACGGGCCGCAACCGCATGGATGTGATCCACAAGCAGATCCGCGATCAGGTTCCGGAGCTCCCCCCGGAGTTGGAACAGACGCCGGTGGGTCGGTTGATACGCCGGGCGTGTGAGAAGGATCCTTTGGCCCGTTATCAGGACGCGGCCGCCTTGCTCGACGGATTTCTCGACGCGATTCAAGCGATGCAGATTCGGCCGACGCCTCAGGGCGGCGGAAGCCGTCCGGAGATTTCGGCCTCGCATATCGTGCCGATGGAGGTGCAACGCGCGTTTGGGCATACGAGTACGACCGAGGAGACGAGTCAGGCCTCAGATGCGGTGGTGCAGACGACGCCTGACGCGGTGGCAGCGACCGAGAGTGCGGAGCTGGACGCCACCCACCTGATTGAGCCTCCGAAGCCGCGAGCGGAGCCCCCTCCCCTGCCTCGGGGCGCGCCACGGGTTGAAATCAAACGCATCAGCCGCAAAGTCCCTGCGCCAGCCGAGGCCGCACGACCGAGTTTCCCCTTTCAAACGCGGGCGCATTCTCGGCCACGCTTCGACCTGCCCTTGATCGGGCGAGATCGTGAGTTTGATACGCTGGTCGGCCTGGTGAAGAGTGCTGGCCAGTTGGGGTCGGGGCAGGTGGTACTGCTGGAGGGAGAGGGAGGGGTGGGCAAGACCCATCTGGTGCACGCGGTGATGAGTGCGCTCTCCGAGACACCGGTGTCCTACTCTACGGCGGCCTTCCGCAGGCGCTCTCTTCCGCTGGAGGCGCTGCGCGAAGCGATTGGAGGACTCTGGGGAGTCTCGCACAGTGAGCGCATGCAGGTGGACAGCACGGTTCGCCAGGATTTGCGGAGTCTGGGAGGGTTCTCCGACGGGGAAATCGGGGCGATCGTCGACTTTTTAAGGCCGCGGGTGATGGAGCCCTCGGAGCTGGCGGCCTCGGAGTCCGGGGTCCTCTTTGCGCGTCTGGAGCGACTCTTGTTGCGCATGGCCGAGCGCCGGCCGCTGGTGCTGGCGCTGGAAGATATTCAGTACGCCGACAGTGCCAGCCTGGGGTTTCTGGAGTATTTCGCCGTGACGATGCGGACCCAGGCCTGCCCGGTGGTTCTGATGTTGACGATGCGTCCGGAGGAGCGGGGACTGAACCCGGATCTGGAGGACCATCTTCGTACCATTGGTGCGAACGTCGGGGTGAGTTTCTCACGGCAGCGTTTGCGTCGCCTCCGGGGCAAAGCGCTCTCGGTGTTTCTGGACTCGATTTTGCCGCTGGAGAGGCGGCTGAAAGAGCGCGTGGGCTGGTTGAGTCAGGGGGTGCCCCTGCACGCTATCCAGATCATCCGGTACCTGCAGAATGAGAACAACCTGCAGAAAGCCGGGGAGCGTTGGCGTCTGAAGAGCGGGAACCCGCGCAAAATTGAGCTCCCACCGGATTTGATGGAGTTGATGGCCTTGCGGGTGGAGCAGGCGATCCATAAGCACCGCGATCGCCCTCAGCTGCGCCGTGTGCTGGAGTGGCTGAGCGTGTTGGGGATGCGCGTTCCGGTGGACCTGTTGAAGGCCGCGCTGACCCGGCTGGAGGGACACGATGTCAGCCAGCTGGAGTTGGACCTCGGCGCCTTGAGTGAAGAGGCGATCGCCCGCCAGGGCGTGCATCAGAATCTGATCTGCGTGGAGTTTGAGAACAGTCTGCTGCGGGAGGCGATGCTCAAAGAGCTTCGGGAGCAGTGGTCCACGCGCGGGATGCACCAGGGGGCCGCCGAACTCAAGCAGGCGTTTTACGGGGAGCGTCAGCTGGAGGTGCCGCTGGTGGAGATCGCCGATCACTGGCGGCAGGCCGGCGATAGCGATCGCTATCGCGACAGCCTCAGTGGTGCCGCGAAGCGTTCGATGGCGCGTTTTGATCTGCGTGGCGCCCGGGATCGCTATCGGGAGTTGTTAGGACTGCTGGAGCGCCGCGGGGATCACGGAGAGTTATGGACCGAGTCGAACCTGGCGATGGCGGAGTTGGCGCGTCGTTTTGGGGAGTTTGGTCTTTCGGAGGAGCATTACCGGCGCGTGGTGGAGGGCGGGCATGCCCGAGGGCCGGAACGAAGTCGGGCGTTGCGCGGCTTTGGTCATCTGCTCACGATTCAATCTCGCTCCGATGAGGCGACGCACTACTATAGCCAGGCGCTGGACCACAGTCAGCAGATCGGCGATGTGGCCGGCGTCGCCAAGGCATTGATTGGCCTCTCCCGGGTGCACTTGATCCGTGGCGATGCGCTGGCTGGCCAGCAGGTTCGCGAGCAGCTGGAGACGATGACGGGAACGCTTGGCGATGCCGAGGTCACGGGCCAGGTACTCTTGCATCTGGCCGAGGCCTCTCAGCGTCGCGGGGATCATGATGAGCGCTACGCCTACCTGAAACGAGCACGCAGGGCGTTTGAATCGTCCAGGAATCGTCAGGGGTTAAGTGACGCGTTGATCGCATTGGGCGGAGCGTTGATGGCTCCGTCTCTCAATGCCCCGGATCGATTTGCGCAGGCAGAACAGACCCTGCGCGACGCTCTGGAATTAAAGCGAGCGATCGGGGATCGGCACGGACTTGCCGAGGCGTTTCGTCAGCTGGGTCAGTTGAAGCTGGAGATCGAGGACTATGACCAGGCCGAGGGGCTTCTTCGGCAGGGGCTGAACATTCACCAGGCACTGGGCACCCCGTTTAATATCGGAGCTGCGCAAAACGGGATGGGGATCCTGATGGTGATGACGCGTCGCTATGCGCAGGCCGAGCAGCACTTCGACGCGGCCATCGAGGTGTTTGAGCGCATCGGCGACCAGGTCATGATTTCGCAGCCCCTGCTCAATAAAGGCATCGTGCTGATTAACCAACGGCGGTTCAACGAGGCGCAGACCGTGTTGAGGGAGGCCCGTCGGCTCAAGGAGAACCTGGGGACGAACTGGGGGCTCTTTGACCTGCGCAACAATCTGGCGCTGGTCGACATGTGGCATGGCGAGTTGGAGAGCGCGGAGCACAATTTGAGCGAGACGCTCAAACATGTCGACGCGCAGGGAACGGCCGAGGACCGTGCCAAGGCCCGGAGTCTGATGGGGCTGCTGCAATGTTTCTTAAGTCGTCTGCAACTGGCGGCGCTGGAACTAGGCCGAGCCCGAGCCGACGCCGAAGATCTGGGCATGCCCCGGGTGACCGTGTTCTGTCAGGCGAATGCGGCCTTCTACGCACTGCTCACAGAGTCGACCTCGGCGTATGAAACGCTGATTGTCGAAGCCGAAAAACAGCCGTTGCTGGCGGAGTTGGATCGCGAGGTGTGGTTAGATCTGCTCGGGCAGCTCGCACGCCATAGCGCCGAACAAACGCCCTCTCGGCAGGCCGCTCGTCAGCTACGGGCGGTGGCCACGGTGTGGAAGCGCTTCGGGCGAGTTGAGCAGATTAGCGCATTACTGAAGCAGGCCGACCTGTTGGATGTGGAGTTTGCCCCACGTGGATAA
- a CDS encoding M20/M25/M40 family metallo-hydrolase, whose amino-acid sequence MNITLRRAFLSLGGSLLVLVSVVLVRTAMLTPAPSQVSQPEIELSDEDAIIARFARALSIPTVSPTAEAPNLHHFRELHDHLQSWFPRVHAEASLEVVNDATLFFTLPGTDPALPEVVFLAHQDVVPVEPGTEHDWTYPPFGGTVAEGFVWGRGALDNKHNLMALMEALERQLQQGERPRHTLSLVFGHDEEVGGTQGAKVVASLLKEQGASLAAVYDEGLIIADGLVPGIPGQVALIGITEKGYVTLNLTATAEGGHASMPPEQLAVSRLAAALNRLANNPMPAAIDGPTRMMFDALAPHMAFPFRALFANLWLTEPLVVSQMEASPASNAALRTTVAPTMLRASPRENVLPQQAVATLNIRINPRDSIADVLAYVESVIDDSAITVTPVGEMRSEPGPMASTERAGYIALRESVQEVFGAIPVAPNTLVAAADGRHFTDLTPDVYRFQAVALTARDLERIHSTDERLATGAYLDLVRFYGRLLQKW is encoded by the coding sequence ATGAACATCACCCTTCGCCGCGCCTTCCTCAGCCTTGGAGGCTCCCTCCTTGTCCTCGTCTCGGTGGTGCTCGTTCGCACCGCGATGCTGACGCCTGCCCCCTCCCAGGTGTCACAGCCTGAGATAGAGCTCTCCGATGAAGACGCGATCATCGCGCGCTTTGCCCGGGCGCTCTCCATCCCGACCGTGTCTCCCACCGCGGAAGCGCCCAACCTGCATCACTTCCGTGAGCTTCATGACCACCTCCAGAGCTGGTTTCCCCGCGTGCATGCCGAGGCTTCCTTGGAGGTTGTCAACGACGCCACGCTCTTCTTTACCCTGCCCGGAACCGACCCGGCGCTCCCCGAGGTGGTGTTCCTCGCGCACCAGGATGTGGTCCCCGTGGAGCCCGGCACCGAACACGACTGGACCTATCCTCCCTTTGGCGGGACCGTCGCCGAGGGCTTTGTCTGGGGTAGGGGGGCGCTCGATAACAAACATAACCTGATGGCGCTGATGGAGGCCCTGGAGCGTCAGCTGCAGCAGGGAGAGCGGCCGCGTCATACCCTGAGCCTGGTCTTCGGTCACGATGAGGAGGTCGGTGGCACCCAGGGGGCAAAGGTCGTCGCCTCTCTGCTCAAAGAGCAAGGAGCCTCGCTGGCCGCTGTCTATGATGAGGGGCTGATCATCGCCGATGGACTGGTTCCGGGCATCCCCGGACAGGTGGCGCTGATCGGCATCACAGAAAAGGGCTACGTCACCCTCAACCTCACTGCCACCGCCGAAGGCGGGCATGCCTCGATGCCTCCTGAACAACTCGCCGTAAGCCGGCTTGCCGCCGCCCTAAACCGCCTGGCGAACAACCCCATGCCGGCTGCCATCGACGGGCCGACCCGGATGATGTTCGACGCCCTCGCTCCGCACATGGCTTTCCCCTTTCGGGCGCTCTTCGCCAATCTCTGGCTTACCGAGCCCCTGGTCGTCTCTCAGATGGAAGCATCCCCCGCCTCAAATGCCGCGCTGCGGACCACTGTGGCGCCTACTATGCTCCGGGCCAGCCCTCGTGAGAACGTCCTGCCGCAGCAGGCTGTGGCCACATTGAACATCCGTATCAACCCGCGGGACTCCATCGCCGACGTTCTCGCGTACGTGGAGTCGGTCATCGATGACTCTGCTATCACCGTGACCCCGGTCGGTGAGATGCGCTCGGAGCCCGGGCCCATGGCCAGCACGGAGCGTGCGGGATACATCGCGCTGCGCGAGAGCGTGCAGGAGGTCTTCGGTGCGATCCCCGTGGCTCCCAATACCCTGGTGGCCGCAGCAGATGGACGTCATTTCACCGACTTGACCCCCGACGTCTATCGCTTTCAGGCCGTCGCGCTCACCGCCCGAGACCTCGAGCGTATTCACAGTACCGATGAGCGCCTGGCCACCGGGGCCTACCTCGATCTGGTGCGCTTCTATGGCCGGCTCTTGCAAAAGTGGTAG
- a CDS encoding CAP domain-containing protein, with the protein MYKFSKIWRSAALVSLTTLALGAGCGEDAQEDPFDAAQTPLEQCEVACAHIYETCDLNLTYLDGARMGQASCVQACAEDDYFQGNVECAARISCSQDALDTCLPEKVPVADCSSLPDWDPELAALEEQVVHLVNEYRAEGANCDTEGVFDPAPPVVGEGILRCAARLHSKDMAENDFFDHIHPVTGETPFDRIEKAGYTGSYPQGENIAAGQESAVEVMEGWMESDGHCANIMNPDFTELGVGVFRDSSASNSYGIYWTQKFGAR; encoded by the coding sequence ATGTACAAGTTCTCGAAGATCTGGCGGTCCGCCGCACTCGTCTCACTGACAACGTTGGCCCTTGGTGCGGGCTGTGGCGAAGACGCCCAGGAAGACCCCTTTGACGCCGCGCAGACTCCGCTGGAGCAATGCGAGGTAGCCTGCGCACACATCTACGAAACCTGCGATCTCAACCTCACCTACCTCGACGGCGCACGCATGGGGCAGGCCTCCTGCGTTCAGGCCTGTGCCGAAGACGATTACTTCCAGGGCAACGTGGAGTGCGCCGCTCGCATCTCCTGCTCTCAGGATGCGCTGGATACTTGTCTTCCCGAGAAAGTTCCTGTCGCGGACTGCTCCTCGCTGCCAGACTGGGACCCCGAGCTTGCGGCTCTGGAAGAGCAGGTCGTTCACCTGGTGAACGAGTACCGGGCCGAGGGGGCAAACTGTGATACCGAAGGGGTCTTCGATCCCGCGCCTCCCGTCGTCGGGGAAGGCATCCTTCGTTGCGCCGCGCGTCTTCACAGCAAGGACATGGCCGAGAATGATTTCTTTGATCATATTCACCCGGTGACCGGAGAGACGCCTTTCGATCGCATCGAAAAGGCCGGCTATACCGGAAGTTATCCCCAGGGAGAGAACATCGCGGCCGGGCAGGAAAGCGCCGTAGAGGTGATGGAAGGGTGGATGGAGAGCGACGGACACTGCGCCAACATCATGAACCCCGACTTCACTGAGCTGGGGGTGGGCGTGTTCAGAGATAGCAGTGCTAGCAACTCGTACGGGATCTACTGGACGCAGAAATTCGGCGCACGCTGA
- a CDS encoding exodeoxyribonuclease III, with the protein MKIYSWNVNGLRACVRKGYLDWLDACEGDIVGLQEVRALPEQLSAKARNPEGWHTYFHPAERKGYSGVGLYARQPFDQVIDSLGEEAFDCEGRVQIATLGKLTLLNVYFPNGSGKNRDLSRIPYKLDFYSHLRDMLATRIARGERILVMGDFNTAHRPIDLARPTSNTKTSGFRPEEREELDRWLDQGWVDTFRAIRGDVEERYTWWSQRGDVRARNIGWRIDYVYASPAAMEFVVDARIHDMVMGSDHCPISVTLNPDILL; encoded by the coding sequence ATGAAGATCTACAGCTGGAACGTCAATGGCCTGCGTGCCTGTGTTCGCAAAGGTTACCTCGACTGGCTCGATGCCTGTGAAGGCGACATCGTTGGCCTCCAGGAGGTCCGCGCACTTCCCGAGCAGCTCTCCGCTAAGGCCCGCAACCCCGAGGGCTGGCATACCTACTTCCACCCCGCGGAGCGCAAAGGTTACAGCGGCGTCGGACTCTACGCTCGCCAGCCCTTCGACCAGGTCATTGATTCCCTGGGCGAGGAGGCCTTCGATTGTGAGGGCCGCGTGCAGATCGCGACGCTCGGTAAGCTCACCCTGCTCAATGTCTACTTCCCCAACGGCAGCGGAAAGAACCGCGACCTGAGCCGCATCCCCTACAAGCTCGATTTCTACAGCCATCTCCGTGACATGCTCGCCACACGCATCGCCCGGGGCGAACGCATCCTGGTCATGGGCGACTTCAACACCGCTCACCGACCCATCGACCTCGCGCGCCCCACGTCCAATACCAAGACCAGTGGATTTCGCCCCGAGGAGCGCGAAGAACTCGACCGCTGGCTGGACCAGGGATGGGTCGATACCTTCCGGGCGATCCGCGGAGACGTCGAAGAACGCTACACCTGGTGGAGTCAGCGCGGAGACGTGCGCGCTCGAAACATAGGCTGGCGCATCGATTACGTGTACGCTTCTCCAGCTGCGATGGAGTTTGTGGTCGACGCCCGGATCCATGACATGGTCATGGGCTCCGATCACTGCCCCATCAGCGTGACTCTCAATCCTGACATCCTCCTCTGA
- a CDS encoding L-threonylcarbamoyladenylate synthase, translating to MNIIKLESDAANTAEAINESVRVLEQGGLVCLPCKGTYRILADLNNADAVMRVFQSKRRVHKAPCLVFIDKINRLHEVAADVDPAASALMKAIWPGGLTILFEASDSIPRAVVKQLTKANGKIGVRIPESHLVRQIVERFAAPVLVSSANRGNKSGESSPAQVRKNFVGRVDLFVDAGDLPSAPGSTVVDVTDEEIVIVRQGSVPKARIEAVIEAMDEDLDG from the coding sequence ATGAACATCATCAAGCTGGAGTCCGACGCCGCAAATACTGCTGAAGCCATCAATGAATCGGTGCGGGTCCTGGAGCAGGGAGGGCTGGTCTGTCTTCCCTGTAAGGGCACCTACCGCATTCTGGCGGACCTAAATAATGCAGACGCCGTGATGCGCGTCTTCCAGTCCAAGCGCCGCGTGCATAAGGCCCCCTGCCTGGTGTTCATCGACAAGATTAACCGTCTTCATGAGGTCGCCGCAGATGTGGACCCGGCGGCCAGTGCCCTGATGAAAGCCATCTGGCCCGGTGGGCTCACCATCCTCTTTGAGGCCAGCGACTCCATCCCCCGTGCGGTCGTTAAACAGCTCACCAAAGCCAACGGCAAAATCGGCGTGCGCATCCCCGAGTCTCACCTCGTGCGGCAGATCGTGGAGCGATTCGCCGCGCCGGTCCTGGTTTCCAGCGCCAACCGGGGCAATAAATCCGGGGAGAGCTCCCCGGCGCAGGTCCGAAAGAACTTCGTGGGCCGAGTCGACCTCTTTGTCGATGCCGGGGACCTTCCTTCAGCTCCCGGCTCCACCGTTGTCGATGTCACCGACGAAGAGATTGTGATTGTGCGTCAGGGTTCGGTTCCTAAAGCTCGCATCGAAGCGGTGATCGAGGCGATGGACGAAGATCTGGACGGCTAA